From Dendropsophus ebraccatus isolate aDenEbr1 chromosome 10, aDenEbr1.pat, whole genome shotgun sequence:
atgaatagagccgcgggtatggCACTCTATTCATTTCCTTTGAAGCCgccagaaagagcagagtacatcgcttttctgcataaggccttattccacgggccgactgagaggagcaaacgagcgctactCCACGCGgcaacagcgagcgggtgagtccggggggggggggggggggggctgaccaggtgatcgcttgatcgtccgggcatcATCCATGATCTTCTGCCTTGTAATATAGCAGTGAAGGAGGCGTAAGCAGAGAGCTGTGTCTTAAAGCAAGGCCAGGAGAGAATTAGGAGAAGGGCTAAGATGCAGGGGATACTATATCACTGTCTACAGCCAAAGTTCTGAACTCCCAGGAGGTGGACTTATTTGTACAGGGTTTAATATTTGGTGGGGACCTACTGTAGCTTACCATAGAGGTGATGCTGGGTCAGAGGTGATGCTTTATCTGCTGCTTTTGACAAATGAACAGATGTGGCAGAGTCCCACCATTATGGGCCGTCATAGGTCTGATGCCCATCTTACATGTGCCCGAGATGCCCATAGTGTTGTCACAAGTTCGTGGGTAAGTGTGTCTTGATCTGACACTTTCTGGTTGCCATTCTCACATAAGTGGTTGTTAGGCACTGTTTCCATAGCAACAGGGCTGGCCGCTAGGATGTAGCTGATAAATGTATGGAGAAGCTTGTCAATTTGCTTTCACATGTCCCATAAATTATCATGAATATGAATTAGATGATATAAAGAACAGATGCTTATTTAGACCACATTGCATTCACCACATGTGATCAAAACCATGCCCCCTTGTGGTCACCAGTAGCTTTACATAGTTGGCGGGATTATTGGCAGCACCACGCGGCTATTGGTGGGGTTTTCATATGGTAACCGCAAATGTGGGAATGCTATAGAGAAGTTACCTgcgctggatggagaggaaaagtggAAGAAAAGGAAGTGTTTGTATTGATATATATTCTGGCCGTGAGTACGATTAATTCCGGAGTCTCAAACATAGTGTACATCATGATGATGTTATAACGAATGGCTGTATACATCTTGTATATGTGACCACTCTATGGCAGAATTGTTGGTTCTTTTGGTATGATGTAACTGGAGCGTACAGCTATCCTTGACCGTGAGTGTATGTATGCCTTTCCCTGACTCAAACAGTaatattcacatgttccgtaagTTTGTCCGTAATTGCGCATTTGCTATTACGGACAAACTTGGGGCCAATTGATTTgtgttgggctattcacactgtcTATAGTTACTGAAATGCCATAGTGCTGGCCATATTTTTGGCACGCacacaccaatagaagtctatgggatccatattttttACAGACGTTCCTTCCAGAACGTCCGCAAAAAATTATAGCTGGTATCATAATTTTGACtgtattttacacttttacagatctgcaaaaaaaatgctgtgtcaGTATAGGAACGCGAAGATTTGTAGATCGGAGCTCCCGGTATCATAATGAATCAAGGTCTGTGCACGgacatgtgaatggcccctaagTATATCCTTGATTGTCACAATGAGTGTCCTTGTTTGTACCAGTGAGTGAATGTGAGTGAGTGAAGTCGTAATAGTCAGTGTATTTCTGTAACAGAAAGTTTACATGTGTCTCTGCCTGTAACAGTGAGTGTACACCTGTCTCTGCCTGTAACAGTGAGTGTACGCCTGTCTCTGCCTGTAACAGTGAGTGTACACCTGTCTCTGCCTGTAACAGTGAGTGTACGCCTGTCTCTGCCTGTAACAGTGAGTGTATGCCTGTCTCTGCCTGTACCAGTGAGTGTACATGTGTCTCTGCCTGTAACAGTGAGTGTACGCCTGTCTCTGCTTGTAACAGTGAGTGTATGCCTGTCTCTGCCTGTACCAGTGAGTGTACATGTGTCTCTGCCTGTAACAGTGAGTGTACGCCTGTCTCTGCCTGTAAAAGAGAGTATAGGCCTGTCTCTGCCTATAACAGTGAGTGTATGCCTGTCTCTGCCTGTAACAGTTAATGTATGCCTGTCTCTGCCTGTAACAGTGAGTGTATGCCCGTCTCTGCCTGTAACAGTGAGTGTATGCCTGTCTCTGCCTATAACAGTGAGTGTATGCCTGTCTCTGCCTGTACCAGTGAGTGTACGCCTGTCTCTGCCTGTAATAGTGAACGTATGCCTGTCTCTGCCTGTAACAGTGAGTGTATCCCTGTCTCTGCCTGTAATAGTGAACGTATGCCTGTCTCTGCCTGTAACAGTGAGTGTATCCCTGTCTCTGCCTGTAACAGTGAGTGTACGCCTGTCTCTGCCTGTAACAGTGAGTGTATTCCCGTCTCTGCCTGTAACAGTGAGTGTATCCCTGTCTCTGCCtgtaagggctcggccacactagcgtttttacaTGAAACTGATGGATCCGTTCATTTTTTGTAAACGGATAGATAAAGACGGATTTGCTAACGGATGCAAACGGATAGCCAAAAATGTTAGTGTATCCGTTTATTTTAGTAAAATTAGCGGAAGTTTGCCATACGTTTGCTTCCGTTGTCATCCGTTTGTAATTCCTTTGTGTCCgtttttcactgttttttttctctccccttcTGCGCATTCTCCAACTAGAAAACAGAATGCGACTGAACTTGAACAACGGACGCAAACAGATTAACCTTCCGTTTCGTTCCGTCACCATTGActtaacattataaaaaaaattctgttccgtttttgaaaacagaaaaaaaaatacttcaaaCACAATTTTTTCGTCCGGTCAGAAAAACGGAACTTGAACGGATTGTAAGCTAACGGAGCACTATTTGGTCAAACGGAGCACAAAAAAATATCATTGAAACCTATAGGGAATTATAACGGATCCAACAATTTCCGTTTCGCTTTCTCTAAAATAGAGAAAAGTTGACGGAATGGTGCCAGAAGGACGAaagctaatgtgaacgtagcctaacaaaGATTTTACGCCTGTCACTGGCTTTAACACTAAGCGTTTGATACATCTGGTATCAAATGTGGTGTGATTGAAGCCCTTAGTTTACCCAAAGAGGTGCCACCAGTATAAAGACCATGTACAGATGGTTTAAGTGCACGTCTATATGTATTTCAGTACATCTGGGATATAATGCAGTAATAATCACCAATCAGCCCGCATCCCAATAACCATACAATATGCACGCCTCTAGAATTCATCTTCTTTTATAGTTTATGCATCAAATATTAGGAAATATTTCTACCTCTCGCAGCTGATTCCATCTGCTCTTTACACATCCATAACAAATCTATCTGCAGTAAAAGGAGCAATTTTGGCCTTTCTTTTAATGTTTCCACAGAAGCAGCTGAGGGGATAACATTGTCCAGTCTCTATCTTTGCCCCCGAAGCATCCTAACTACCAGGCTTGGCATTGTGCAGGGCACCCAGTGAGGGTTGGAGAGTGGTTTTGGCACTAGTTCTAGGTAGGTTTTGGCACATATGAAATGGTGGACACAGGATATATCCAACTGTGAGTGTCCAGTCCCCGTCTTTGGGCAGGGACGTGTGATATGTTCACAAAGTACAGCATCCGCCATGTTATCTGTCGGTTTCATGTGTCTTGCTTCTGCGCCGTCCAGGAGGTCATGAGTGGACTCATCTTTCCGCAGTGCAAAATCTGCTCTTATTGCTTTTGTTCCTGTTTAGAATTTGAGTCTTCACATTTTTCGGGTTGTTTTATCAGACGTCGCCTTCGGACCACAGTCTATAGAGCCTTCGAGGGAAAATAAACCCATTTGCTTTCGCTTCATGACGTTATGGCCACATTATCAAATCCTGATCAATATCCTGGAGGTGCAAGTCCATATTCAACCCACGGAGACAAATAAATGACATCTGTTTGTTTCTATGGCCCCGtttaccctccccccaccccactcATCGACCTCCCTCCCAACCACGTTCAGAAGCATCTTATCCCACTTTTTGCGGGTTGCTTGACCGAACGTTTTGCTCATATGCCACCCTCTGCCCAATCAGATACTGTGCTGCTTGTGTAGCGCCTGGTGGCCCAGTGATGGTCACTTTTCTGCTTCTTGTTCCTGGAACAAATTCTCCTTTCTTTGAGATCTGAATTCGAGCTCCTGTCAGCTCTTGATATTCCACCAGCGTCTTTCCACCTTTGCCCAGTATTGCACCGACCAATGTCTCTGGCACAGCCATCTCTAGtgtttctttacctgtaacactttCAGCAGCTAACTTGTCCATAAGAATTCCTCCTCCGCCAATACCAAGGGCTGGAGCAGCTTCACCCGTGTAGGATGCAAGAAGACTGACTGCTGCTGGATGGACGCCACCCACCAAGGGGTTATATCCCAAACCTGTGCTATAACCATAACTGGCCAGTGTATTTAGGGCGGTAGAGATGGCCAAGAGGTCTCCACCAGAGATGGCTGGAGTTGCTGGCGATGCAGTAGGGAAAGGGGCAATGGCTGGTTCTGCTGTCCCTCCAGCATAAGGAGATCCTGTAGGGTTTGAGTTGGCAACAGGACCCTGGGAGTTGGTGTAGCTGATGTTGAGATAGGCTGTGCCCTGAGGGGGGTCCTCTCGTGCTTTGTGTATGATGCTTCTTATGGCTCGTTGAACTTGATTTGGCTCCCCACTCACTGTCACTACCCGCTCTTGGAGGTTTGGTCCTGCAGGTTTCTGGGAGAGCTGGACCCATGCCCCTGACTCTTCCATGATGCTACGCACAGTGGATCCACCCTTGCCAATGATCAAGCCCGCTGTTGTGTTGGGGACAATTAGTTTGGCCTAAGGAAATGAAATGAAAGTGATATTTTAGGCTGAATGGTTGCTAAATATTGGGCAGGGATCAGGCTAGGGATGTAAATATAAAGACTAGAGTGATCGCCATTGGGCAGGGATAGGGTTACAGTGTTAGTTATTGGTCTTGATGGGATCAGAGTGATCACTGTTGGGCAAGGAGAAGGTCAGGGTGACATTGTGAAGGGTAACATGAGCACAGACGAATGTTTGGGGTGGCACAGACCTGCTTGGCTCGCTCAGCACTGACGTTGTTCTGGGCAGGGATAAGTACACCCAAGTCAGTCTTGGTTGCTCCTTGTGGCACCTCCCGCACCTTCTCCGCTATGAAGTTGTGTACAGCCTGTAGCGCCTCTGCCGTTCCCTGCACCAGACACACACGCTCCGTTGTCCCTATAATACATGACATACAATATGAATGACAGGAAAAACAT
This genomic window contains:
- the LOC138802348 gene encoding RNA-binding protein Nova-2-like, producing the protein MAGGSLHQNTPYPPAQQQQQTPQMETEASDSRKRPLETPTEASSTKRSNTADDSELFLKVLIPSYAAGSIIGKGGQTIVQLQRETGATIKLSKSKDFYPGTTERVCLVQGTAEALQAVHNFIAEKVREVPQGATKTDLGVLIPAQNNVSAERAKQAKLIVPNTTAGLIIGKGGSTVRSIMEESGAWVQLSQKPAGPNLQERVVTVSGEPNQVQRAIRSIIHKAREDPPQGTAYLNISYTNSQGPVANSNPTGSPYAGGTAEPAIAPFPTASPATPAISGGDLLAISTALNTLASYGYSTGLGYNPLVGGVHPAAVSLLASYTGEAAPALGIGGGGILMDKLAAESVTGKETLEMAVPETLVGAILGKGGKTLVEYQELTGARIQISKKGEFVPGTRSRKVTITGPPGATQAAQYLIGQRVAYEQNVRSSNPQKVG